One Mya arenaria isolate MELC-2E11 chromosome 7, ASM2691426v1 genomic window carries:
- the LOC128240358 gene encoding AN1-type zinc finger protein 6-like isoform X1: MEQNNPNLPPTTFCRSGCGFYGNDSFEGLCSKCYKDQLKRKQQSSSPVSPAGRSSPATSLSPASSLSPAGEDAAVTTVSLSLSKTNLGNTVPVNDAGSNTSISRGSTTPSVETGSPTIPVTSAADKDKVEGASGGTEGSDNGADTSKDKKKRSRCHTCKKKVGLTGFECRCGGLFCSLHRYSDKHDCTFNYREMAQEQIRKNNPVIVGEKIQKI, translated from the exons ATGGAGCAAAACAACCCTAATCTTCCACCTACAACTTTCTGCCGTTCAGGGTGCGGATTTTATGGAAATGATTCTTTTGAGGGCCTTTGCTCGAAATGCTACAAGGATCAGTTAAAACGCAAACAGCAGAGCTCGTCACCTGTGAGCCCAGCCGGCCGATCGAGTCCCGCCACTTCACTGAGCCCCGCCTCTTCATTGAGCCCAGCAGGTGAGGATGCCGCAGTGACTACTGTCAGCCTTAGCCTCAGTAAAACTAACCTAG GGAACACGGTGCCTGTCAATGATGCCGGCTCTAATACATCAATTAGCCGAGGAAGCACGACCCCCAGTGTGGAGACTGGTTCACCTACCATACCCGTCACCAGCGCAGCTGACAAAGACAAAGTGGAAGGAGCCTCTG GTGGGACAGAGGGCAGTGACAACGGAGCAGACACCAGCAAAGATAAAAAGAAGCGCAGCAGATGCCATACTTGCAAGAAAAAGGTTGGCCTCACTG GATTTGAGTGCCGGTGCGGTGGACTATTCTGCAGTTTACATCGCTATTCAGATAAGCATGACTGTACCTTCAACTACCGCGAGATGGCGCAAGAGCAGATTAGAAAAAATAACCCTGTGATTGTTGGCGAGAAAATTCAGAAAATATAG
- the LOC128240358 gene encoding AN1-type zinc finger protein 6-like isoform X2 produces the protein MEQNNPNLPPTTFCRSGCGFYGNDSFEGLCSKCYKDQLKRKQQSSSPVSPAGRSSPATSLSPASSLSPAGNTVPVNDAGSNTSISRGSTTPSVETGSPTIPVTSAADKDKVEGASGGTEGSDNGADTSKDKKKRSRCHTCKKKVGLTGFECRCGGLFCSLHRYSDKHDCTFNYREMAQEQIRKNNPVIVGEKIQKI, from the exons ATGGAGCAAAACAACCCTAATCTTCCACCTACAACTTTCTGCCGTTCAGGGTGCGGATTTTATGGAAATGATTCTTTTGAGGGCCTTTGCTCGAAATGCTACAAGGATCAGTTAAAACGCAAACAGCAGAGCTCGTCACCTGTGAGCCCAGCCGGCCGATCGAGTCCCGCCACTTCACTGAGCCCCGCCTCTTCATTGAGCCCAGCAG GGAACACGGTGCCTGTCAATGATGCCGGCTCTAATACATCAATTAGCCGAGGAAGCACGACCCCCAGTGTGGAGACTGGTTCACCTACCATACCCGTCACCAGCGCAGCTGACAAAGACAAAGTGGAAGGAGCCTCTG GTGGGACAGAGGGCAGTGACAACGGAGCAGACACCAGCAAAGATAAAAAGAAGCGCAGCAGATGCCATACTTGCAAGAAAAAGGTTGGCCTCACTG GATTTGAGTGCCGGTGCGGTGGACTATTCTGCAGTTTACATCGCTATTCAGATAAGCATGACTGTACCTTCAACTACCGCGAGATGGCGCAAGAGCAGATTAGAAAAAATAACCCTGTGATTGTTGGCGAGAAAATTCAGAAAATATAG
- the LOC128241338 gene encoding uncharacterized protein LOC128241338: MYSQHLWALSTTNNQVQPESLGIINNQAQPESLGIINNQAQPESLGIINNQAQPESLGIINNQAQPKSLSIINKQVQPESLGIINTQVLPQSLGIINNQLQPQSLGIINNQVRPESLGIINNQVQPESLGIINNQAQPESLGIINNQLQPQSLGIINNKVRPESLSIINNQVQPVSLGIINKQVQPESLGIINTQPESLGIINNKVQPESLGIINNQVQPESLGIINNQAQPESLGIINNQLQPQSLGIINNQVRPESLSIINNQVQPVSLGIINNQVQPESLGIINNQVQPESLGIINNQVKPESLGIINNKVQPQSLGIINNQVQPESLGIINNQVQPASLGIINNKVQPASLGIINNQVRPESLGIINNQPASRGIINNQLQPASLDITKNHVQPASLGIINNQVHPEPLGIINNQAQPESLGINSNQVQPESLGIINNQVQPESLGIINNQAQPESLGIINNQAQPESLGIINNQAQPESLSIINKQVQPESLGIINTQVLPQSLGIINNQLQPQSLGIINNQVRPESLGIINNQVQPESMGIINNQAQPESLGIINNQVQPESMGIINNQAQPESLSIINNQLQPESLGIINTQVLPQSLGIINNQLQPQSLGIINNQVRPESLGIINN; the protein is encoded by the exons ATGTACAGCCAGCATctctgggcattatcaacaaccaa CAACCAAGTACAGCCAGAATCCCTAggcattatcaacaaccaaGCACAGCCAGAATccctgggcattatcaacaaccaaGCACAGCCAGAATctctgggcattatcaacaaccaaGCACAGCCAGAATccctgggcattatcaacaaccaaGCACAGCCAAAATCTCTGAGCATTATCAACAAGCAAGTACAGCCAGAATctctgggcattatcaacaCCCAAGTACTGCCACAATctctgggcattatcaacaatCAATTACAGCCACAATctctgggcattatcaacaaccaaGTACGGCCAGAATccctgggcattatcaacaaccaaGTACAGCCAGAATCCCTAggcattatcaacaaccaaGCACAGCCAGAATccctgggcattatcaacaatCAATTACAGCCACAATctctgggcattatcaacaacaaagTACGGCCAGAATCCCTGAGCATTATCAACAACCAAGTACAGCCAGTATctctgggcattatcaacaagCAAGTACAGCCAGAATccctgggcattatcaacaCCCAA CCAGAATccctgggcattatcaacaacaaagTACAGCCAGAATccctgggcattatcaacaaccaaGTACAGCCAGAATCCCTAggcattatcaacaaccaaGCACAGCCAGAATccctgggcattatcaacaatCAATTACAGCCACAATctctgggcattatcaacaaccaaGTACGGCCAGAATCCCTGAGCATTATCAACAACCAAGTACAGCCAGTATctctgggcattatcaacaaccaaGTACAGCCAGAATccctgggcattatcaacaaccaaGTACAGCCAGAATccctgggcattatcaacaaccaaGTAAAGCCAGAATctctgggcattatcaacaacaaagTACAGCCACAATctctgggcattatcaacaaccaaGTACAGCCAGAATctctgggcattatcaacaaccaaGTACAGCCAGCATctctgggcattatcaacaacaaagTACAGCCAGCATctctgggcattatcaacaaccaaGTACGGCCAGAATccctgggcattatcaacaaccaa CCAGCATCTCGgggcattatcaacaaccaaTTACAGCCAGCATCTCTGGACATTACCAAAAACCATGTACAGCCAGCATctctgggcattatcaacaaccaaGTACATCCAGAACCTCTGGGCATTATAAACAACCAAGCACAGCCAGAATCTCTGGGCATTAACAGCAACCAAGTACAGCCAGAATCCCTAggcattatcaacaaccaaGTACAGCCAGAATccctgggcattatcaacaaccaaGCACAGCCAGAATctctgggcattatcaacaaccaaGCACAGCCAGAATccctgggcattatcaacaaccaaGCACAGCCAGAATCTCTGAGCATTATCAACAAGCAAGTACAGCCAGAATctctgggcattatcaacaCCCAAGTACTGCCACAATctctgggcattatcaacaatCAATTACAGCCACAATctctgggcattatcaacaaccaaGTACGGCCGGAATccctgggcattatcaacaaccaaGTACAGCCAGAATCCatgggcattatcaacaaccaaGCACAGCCAGAATccctgggcattatcaacaaccaaGTACAGCCAGAATCCatgggcattatcaacaaccaaGCACAGCCAGAATCTCTGAGCATTATCAACAATCAATTACAGCCAGAATctctgggcattatcaacaCCCAAGTACTGCCACAATCTCTGGGCATTATAAACAATCAATTACAGCCACAATctctgggcattatcaacaaccaaGTACGGCCGGAATccctgggcattatcaacaactAA